From a single Labrenzia sp. PHM005 genomic region:
- a CDS encoding thymidine kinase, with translation MAKLYFNYSSMNAGKSTVLLQASYNYEERGMNTLLLIAAFDDRAGKGRIASRIGLAADADVFSAADDLFDHVVADRKNREIHAVLVDEAQFLTEEQVWQLARVADELRIPVMCFGLRTDFQGKLFPGSSALLAISDNLKEIKAVCWCGRKATMVARLDVDGNIVDEGDQVVIGGNETYISLCRRHWSEKNLGGQD, from the coding sequence ATGGCCAAACTCTACTTCAATTACTCCTCGATGAACGCGGGCAAATCGACAGTCCTGCTGCAAGCCTCCTATAATTACGAGGAGCGTGGAATGAACACGCTGCTCCTGATTGCGGCATTTGATGACCGCGCAGGCAAGGGAAGGATTGCTTCGCGCATCGGATTGGCAGCGGATGCGGATGTGTTTTCCGCAGCCGATGACCTTTTTGATCATGTGGTGGCTGATAGAAAAAACCGGGAAATTCACGCGGTTTTGGTCGATGAAGCGCAGTTTCTGACGGAGGAACAGGTGTGGCAACTGGCGCGGGTTGCCGATGAATTGCGTATTCCGGTGATGTGTTTTGGGCTGCGCACAGACTTTCAGGGAAAACTGTTCCCGGGCAGTTCGGCGCTGCTTGCGATTTCCGATAACCTGAAGGAGATCAAGGCGGTTTGCTGGTGTGGACGAAAAGCAACGATGGTGGCCCGGCTGGATGTTGATGGCAATATTGTTGATGAGGGTGATCAGGTCGTGATTGGCGGCAATGAGACCTACATTTCTTTGTGTCGGCGCCATTGGTCCGAGAAAAATCTTGGCGGTCAGGATTAG
- a CDS encoding HlyU family transcriptional regulator has protein sequence MFGKVLKSLFGTSEGGQKTGSSVSVDYDSYTIIAEPQQSGGQWQVRGRIEKQVGEDLKSHVFIRADTLPGESEAANEMIRKAKLMIDQQGDTIFK, from the coding sequence ATGTTCGGCAAAGTGTTGAAGTCATTGTTTGGGACGTCTGAAGGCGGTCAAAAGACCGGTAGCAGTGTCTCAGTTGACTATGACAGCTACACAATCATCGCGGAACCGCAGCAATCCGGCGGTCAGTGGCAAGTTCGCGGCCGGATCGAGAAACAGGTCGGAGAAGACCTGAAAAGCCATGTCTTCATCCGGGCAGATACTCTGCCGGGCGAGAGCGAAGCGGCCAACGAGATGATCCGCAAAGCCAAATTGATGATCGATCAACAGGGCGATACCATATTCAAGTGA
- a CDS encoding calcium/sodium antiporter yields the protein MLFDYISLAGGLVVLIIAGDVLVRGAVGIAQRLGIPNLVIGLTIVAFGTSAPELVISLKAALKDAGGIAIGNVVGSNIANVLLVLGMPALIAATPCGEQGATRTAVFMVAVTLVFIALCFYSPIGLWAGLLLLALLAVFLAGSTIAARRHRRDLKAAANAAGADVATDSFDEDELEDVDDVPDSVWIAIIYIVLGLVGLPLGAHFTITGATTIATAWGVSEAVIGLTVIALGTSLPELATTVMAAIRQHGGVAIGNVIGSNIFNLLAIIGITAVVVPIDVPQEVLKLDVWVMLACAVLLTALAGFKICLGKISGFVMTAAYALYIASVYMLGYAG from the coding sequence ATGCTGTTTGACTACATAAGCCTGGCAGGCGGATTGGTTGTGCTGATTATCGCCGGCGATGTGTTGGTCAGGGGGGCTGTTGGGATCGCCCAGCGGCTTGGCATTCCAAATCTGGTGATTGGCTTGACGATTGTGGCGTTCGGCACGTCGGCGCCTGAACTGGTGATTTCGCTAAAAGCTGCCTTAAAAGATGCTGGTGGCATCGCCATCGGTAACGTTGTCGGGTCCAACATTGCCAATGTGCTTCTTGTTCTCGGCATGCCGGCATTGATCGCCGCCACACCTTGCGGTGAACAGGGCGCAACGCGAACTGCCGTTTTCATGGTGGCGGTCACGCTGGTGTTCATCGCCCTTTGTTTCTATTCGCCCATTGGCCTCTGGGCTGGACTTCTGCTTCTGGCTCTTCTTGCTGTTTTCCTTGCCGGGTCGACGATTGCGGCCCGGCGTCATCGCAGGGATCTGAAGGCAGCAGCCAATGCAGCTGGAGCTGATGTTGCCACCGATAGTTTCGACGAAGACGAGTTGGAGGATGTCGATGACGTTCCCGATTCTGTCTGGATCGCTATCATCTATATTGTCCTCGGGCTTGTCGGATTGCCTCTTGGAGCGCATTTCACCATCACAGGTGCTACCACGATCGCAACCGCCTGGGGCGTGAGCGAAGCGGTGATCGGCTTGACGGTGATTGCGCTTGGCACGTCCTTGCCGGAGCTTGCAACGACGGTGATGGCCGCCATCCGCCAGCATGGCGGCGTTGCGATTGGCAATGTGATCGGCTCGAACATCTTCAATCTGCTGGCGATTATCGGTATCACGGCCGTGGTTGTTCCGATTGATGTGCCGCAAGAGGTGTTGAAACTCGATGTCTGGGTGATGCTGGCATGTGCCGTTCTTTTGACCGCGCTGGCCGGATTCAAGATCTGCCTTGGCAAAATCTCTGGCTTTGTGATGACAGCTGCCTATGCGCTTTACATCGCCAGTGTTTACATGCTGGGCTATGCTGGCTGA
- a CDS encoding endonuclease/exonuclease/phosphatase family protein, with protein sequence MPRSPNDISRMFRKLLGLAAWCAALGAICASALGLSSFLAPDYWLSDNMSFFLWQFLYAGFGGVLLGAIGLLLAHRFQALYRLTVAVAAIAIVSLAVLTGFRTVENTIDFVQPSDEVHTLKIASINLEALFLGDPILEAYLEEVDADVIVFQETIWNLQKWQWQRRGLPIGGTDNGIYPANYHVGQLGGLVVFSRFPIEDTASIVIPGVSMPGANVYHDADREILSLSLLVGGQKVNLVAVHPDSPRTQPRWQNKRSYLDIMDEAIAQLRQENPAPIVAIGDWNSAPWSARFQGSLTQNDLKTAYPNGIPQPTRYFYDYRLRWIIGAPVDQVAVSDDVGIEDVALGPHIGSDHRPLIVTLQLAEVAKN encoded by the coding sequence TTGCCAAGATCCCCCAATGACATTTCCCGGATGTTCCGCAAGTTGTTAGGGCTTGCGGCATGGTGTGCAGCGCTTGGGGCTATCTGTGCCAGCGCGCTTGGCCTGTCATCATTTCTGGCACCTGATTATTGGCTCTCCGACAACATGAGCTTCTTCCTTTGGCAATTCCTCTATGCAGGGTTTGGTGGGGTGTTGCTCGGAGCGATTGGCCTCTTATTGGCTCATCGGTTTCAGGCGCTCTATCGCCTGACCGTTGCCGTTGCCGCGATCGCAATAGTGTCGCTTGCGGTTCTGACCGGCTTTCGAACCGTTGAAAACACAATTGATTTTGTGCAGCCATCGGACGAAGTCCATACGCTCAAAATCGCTTCGATCAATCTGGAGGCGCTGTTCCTCGGTGATCCGATCCTTGAAGCCTACCTGGAAGAGGTCGATGCCGATGTGATTGTCTTTCAAGAGACGATCTGGAACTTGCAGAAGTGGCAGTGGCAGCGGCGTGGCCTGCCCATCGGCGGTACGGATAATGGGATTTATCCGGCCAACTATCATGTCGGCCAGCTGGGCGGACTGGTGGTATTCTCCAGATTTCCGATCGAGGACACGGCGTCAATCGTGATTCCCGGTGTCTCGATGCCAGGTGCCAATGTTTATCACGATGCCGACCGGGAAATTTTATCGCTATCTTTGCTTGTCGGGGGACAGAAGGTCAACCTTGTCGCCGTTCATCCGGATAGCCCCCGGACCCAGCCACGCTGGCAAAACAAACGCTCCTATCTGGACATAATGGACGAAGCAATCGCGCAATTGCGCCAGGAAAACCCCGCACCGATTGTTGCGATTGGGGATTGGAACAGCGCTCCTTGGTCGGCCCGTTTCCAAGGGTCATTGACCCAAAACGATCTCAAAACCGCTTATCCGAATGGCATCCCGCAGCCAACGCGGTATTTCTATGACTACCGGCTGCGCTGGATTATCGGTGCTCCCGTTGACCAGGTCGCGGTTTCAGACGATGTCGGCATCGAAGATGTGGCACTTGGCCCACATATCGGGTCGGACCACAGGCCATTGATTGTTACGTTGCAGCTTGCTGAGGTGGCAAAAAACTGA
- the uvrC gene encoding excinuclease ABC subunit UvrC, which yields MDDVSETDNLKDDASSNDESPALKGVEVIAREVKRLPNGPGVYRMLDENGDVLYVGKARSLKKRVTSYTRLQGQSNRIMRMILATTAMEFVVTKTEPEALLLEANLIKRLRPRFNVLLRDDKSFPYILVTGDHEAPAIIKHRGARKRKGEYFGPFASAGAVDRTINALQKAFLIRTCSDSYYENRSRPCLQYQIKRCAGPCTGEIAAEDYAGLVSEAKAFLSGRSQLIKEQLAEQMETASADLEFERAAIYRDRLAALSHVQAHQGINPQTVEEADVFAIHQEGGQSCVQVFFFRTGQNWGNRAYFPKADKSWDEADILESFLAQFYDDKPAPKQILLSNPLSEQDLLAEALTERMGRKVDVSVPKRGEKKELVAHALTNAREALGRRLAETSSQARLLKGVAEAFDLDNQPRRIEVYDNSHIMGTNAVGGMIVAGAEGFAKAQYRKFNIKSEDLVPGDDYGMMREVLSRRFSRLLKEHARPESMADDVVGAEAGADTDEADMPVETDIPAWPDLVLIDGGQGQLTAARETLEELGITDVPLVGIAKGPDRDAGREKFFIPGRQSFMLPERDPVLYFVQRLRDEAHRFAIGSHRARRKKDIAKNPLDEIAGIGPTRKKALLSHFGTAKAVSKAGVEDLAAVPGISEAIARLVYDHFHE from the coding sequence ATGGACGACGTGTCCGAAACCGATAATCTCAAGGACGACGCATCCAGTAATGACGAAAGCCCGGCGCTGAAAGGTGTCGAAGTCATTGCCCGAGAGGTCAAACGCCTGCCAAATGGGCCGGGTGTTTACCGGATGCTCGATGAAAATGGCGACGTTCTTTATGTCGGAAAGGCCCGCAGTCTCAAGAAACGGGTGACCAGCTACACACGGCTGCAGGGACAATCCAACCGGATTATGCGGATGATCCTGGCAACGACCGCTATGGAGTTCGTGGTCACAAAGACCGAGCCCGAAGCCCTGCTTCTGGAAGCAAATCTGATCAAGCGGCTGCGGCCGCGCTTCAATGTTCTGCTGCGGGACGACAAATCGTTCCCCTACATTCTGGTGACAGGCGATCATGAAGCGCCTGCGATCATCAAGCACCGTGGTGCCAGAAAGCGGAAGGGCGAGTATTTTGGACCCTTTGCCTCAGCTGGCGCGGTTGATCGCACCATCAACGCTCTGCAAAAGGCCTTTTTGATCCGGACCTGTTCCGACAGTTATTACGAGAACCGGTCCAGGCCATGCCTGCAGTACCAGATCAAGCGTTGCGCCGGACCTTGTACCGGTGAAATAGCGGCTGAGGACTATGCGGGCCTTGTGTCGGAAGCCAAGGCGTTTCTGTCCGGCCGCAGCCAGTTGATCAAGGAACAGTTGGCGGAGCAGATGGAAACAGCGTCCGCCGACTTGGAATTTGAGCGGGCTGCGATCTACCGCGACCGCTTGGCCGCGCTTTCCCATGTGCAGGCTCACCAGGGGATCAATCCGCAGACCGTGGAAGAGGCCGATGTCTTTGCCATTCACCAGGAAGGCGGACAATCCTGCGTACAGGTGTTTTTCTTCCGGACAGGACAGAACTGGGGCAACCGGGCCTATTTTCCCAAAGCCGACAAATCCTGGGACGAGGCGGATATTCTGGAAAGCTTCCTGGCGCAGTTTTATGACGACAAACCAGCCCCCAAACAGATCCTCCTGTCCAATCCGCTGAGTGAACAGGACCTCCTGGCCGAAGCGCTCACCGAGCGCATGGGCCGCAAGGTCGACGTCTCTGTTCCCAAGCGTGGGGAGAAGAAAGAGCTCGTCGCGCATGCGCTGACCAATGCGCGGGAGGCGCTGGGCCGGCGCTTGGCCGAAACCTCGAGCCAGGCACGGTTGCTCAAAGGCGTTGCGGAAGCTTTCGATCTGGACAACCAACCTCGGCGCATCGAGGTCTACGACAACTCGCACATCATGGGCACAAATGCCGTTGGCGGCATGATTGTCGCGGGCGCTGAAGGCTTTGCCAAAGCTCAGTACCGGAAGTTCAACATCAAATCGGAAGATCTGGTGCCGGGCGACGACTACGGAATGATGCGAGAAGTTCTCTCCCGACGCTTCTCCAGGCTCTTAAAAGAACATGCACGGCCCGAAAGCATGGCGGATGATGTGGTGGGCGCTGAAGCTGGTGCGGACACTGATGAGGCTGATATGCCCGTCGAAACTGACATCCCCGCCTGGCCGGATCTGGTGCTGATCGATGGCGGTCAGGGGCAGCTGACGGCCGCCCGGGAAACGCTAGAAGAGCTTGGCATTACGGACGTACCTCTAGTGGGTATCGCCAAAGGGCCCGACCGGGATGCGGGCCGTGAGAAATTCTTCATTCCAGGCCGGCAATCCTTCATGCTGCCCGAACGCGATCCAGTGCTCTATTTTGTCCAGCGTCTCCGCGATGAAGCGCACCGATTTGCCATTGGTTCGCATCGGGCGCGCCGGAAGAAAGACATAGCCAAGAACCCGTTGGATGAGATTGCCGGTATCGGCCCAACCCGCAAGAAGGCACTGCTGTCACACTTCGGCACGGCCAAAGCCGTGTCAAAAGCGGGGGTGGAAGATCTTGCGGCCGTTCCGGGCATTTCCGAAGCCATCGCCCGCCTGGTTTATGATCATTTCCACGAGTGA
- the moaD gene encoding molybdopterin converting factor subunit 1 — MNIRYFAWVRERVGLEEEAIDVPAEVVTVADLIGHLKSLDDRHAFAFEDGDAIRVALDQMHVEADAEIGNAKEAAFFPPMTGG; from the coding sequence ATGAATATTCGGTATTTTGCTTGGGTACGTGAGCGTGTCGGCCTTGAGGAAGAAGCGATTGACGTTCCGGCTGAAGTTGTGACTGTAGCGGATCTGATCGGCCATCTGAAATCTTTGGATGACCGGCATGCGTTTGCCTTTGAAGATGGGGATGCCATCCGCGTTGCCCTTGATCAGATGCATGTGGAAGCGGACGCCGAGATTGGGAACGCCAAGGAAGCGGCCTTTTTCCCGCCTATGACGGGGGGATAG
- a CDS encoding outer membrane protein: MNRLALAGLALTASAAGTLPALAADLPQAPAPAPAYDAAPAGQHSIDWTGLYVGGQLGWAFGNFDNTTGGLSNDFSTNGVGGGVYAGYNFQVTPNIVVGLETDFNLTDLEKSGTVGGLSLKSSSDWNANFRGRLGYAFDRYLIYGAGGLALADLEASANGFKDSKTALGWTLGAGAEAAVTNNIVARFDYTYQDFGDQNFNLGGTGVNSDFNNHQVRAGIAYKF, from the coding sequence ATGAACCGTCTTGCACTTGCAGGTCTTGCCCTCACAGCCAGCGCGGCAGGCACATTGCCCGCCTTGGCAGCCGACCTGCCGCAGGCTCCGGCCCCGGCGCCCGCCTATGACGCGGCACCGGCAGGACAACATTCGATTGACTGGACCGGTCTTTATGTCGGTGGTCAGCTTGGTTGGGCGTTCGGCAACTTCGACAATACCACCGGCGGTCTGAGCAACGACTTCAGCACCAATGGTGTCGGTGGTGGTGTTTATGCCGGATACAATTTCCAGGTCACGCCGAACATCGTCGTTGGTCTGGAAACGGACTTCAACCTGACAGATCTTGAGAAAAGCGGCACGGTTGGCGGCCTTTCGCTGAAATCCAGCTCTGACTGGAACGCAAATTTCCGCGGCCGTCTCGGATATGCCTTTGACCGTTACCTGATCTACGGTGCCGGTGGTCTGGCCCTTGCCGATCTCGAAGCCTCCGCGAATGGTTTTAAAGACAGCAAAACAGCGCTCGGCTGGACCCTGGGGGCTGGCGCCGAAGCTGCGGTTACCAACAATATTGTTGCCCGCTTCGATTACACCTACCAGGATTTCGGTGACCAGAACTTCAACCTCGGTGGAACGGGGGTCAACTCCGACTTCAACAACCACCAGGTTCGCGCAGGTATCGCGTATAAATTCTAA
- a CDS encoding multidrug effflux MFS transporter, with product MRDPGIPFAEFVTIIALLMALNALAIDVMLPALPAIGEALKIQEENNRQMVLLLYLVGFGGGQLFFGPIADTLGRRKVLIGGLALYSLASVAAILTNDLTQFLAARVLQGVGCAAARVTALSIVRDCFTGRRMAKVMSLVMMVFMAVPIVAPSIGQAILFVAGWHWIFTMLLAAGVGMLAWTGLRLPETLAPEHRQPMVVSNIAGAYWKALTTQVTFGYTIGLAFIFGGLFAFLAMSQQIFVDVFGLGAYFPLVFAAIAIAMAGSSFMNARLVEAIGMRRLSHAAALAFTALGFSIAAVAAAGFENLWLFLILTTLVMTTFGFLGANFNTMAMEPLGDIAGTASSVIGFVSTLGGAILGYLMGQMFDGSTLPLGLAFGFYGVAAIACILFAERGSMFHALERAE from the coding sequence CTGCGCGACCCAGGAATCCCGTTTGCCGAATTTGTGACCATCATTGCGCTATTGATGGCGCTGAATGCCCTGGCTATCGATGTTATGCTCCCGGCGCTGCCTGCCATAGGCGAGGCGCTCAAAATTCAGGAAGAAAACAACCGGCAAATGGTCTTGCTGCTTTATCTCGTCGGCTTTGGCGGTGGGCAGCTGTTCTTCGGCCCGATTGCAGACACCTTGGGCCGGCGCAAGGTTTTGATCGGCGGACTTGCCCTTTACAGCCTTGCCAGTGTCGCGGCGATCTTAACCAATGACCTGACCCAGTTTCTCGCTGCCCGGGTTCTGCAAGGGGTGGGCTGCGCTGCCGCGCGAGTGACAGCCCTTTCCATTGTCCGCGATTGTTTTACCGGCCGGCGGATGGCGAAGGTGATGTCTCTTGTGATGATGGTGTTTATGGCTGTGCCGATTGTGGCGCCGTCCATCGGACAGGCGATCTTGTTTGTTGCCGGCTGGCACTGGATCTTCACGATGCTGCTTGCGGCTGGTGTCGGCATGCTGGCCTGGACCGGTCTGCGTCTGCCTGAAACGCTAGCGCCGGAACACCGCCAGCCGATGGTGGTGTCAAACATCGCCGGGGCCTATTGGAAAGCGCTGACGACCCAGGTCACGTTCGGCTACACCATCGGCCTCGCGTTCATTTTCGGCGGCTTGTTTGCCTTCTTGGCCATGTCTCAGCAGATATTCGTCGACGTGTTTGGGCTCGGCGCCTATTTCCCGCTGGTGTTTGCCGCAATTGCCATTGCCATGGCCGGTTCGTCCTTCATGAATGCGCGACTGGTCGAGGCGATCGGTATGCGGCGCCTGTCGCATGCGGCTGCGTTGGCATTTACCGCTCTGGGATTTTCGATCGCCGCGGTTGCTGCGGCCGGATTTGAGAACCTTTGGCTCTTCCTGATTTTGACCACCCTAGTCATGACGACATTTGGTTTTCTTGGGGCAAACTTCAACACCATGGCCATGGAGCCTCTTGGTGACATTGCCGGCACTGCTTCGTCGGTCATTGGCTTTGTCAGTACGCTCGGGGGCGCGATCCTTGGATATCTGATGGGGCAGATGTTCGACGGATCGACCTTGCCCCTTGGTCTGGCGTTTGGCTTTTATGGGGTTGCTGCAATCGCCTGCATCCTGTTTGCCGAAAGAGGCAGCATGTTCCACGCACTGGAGCGCGCCGAATAA
- a CDS encoding molybdenum cofactor biosynthesis protein MoaE, with protein sequence MSVEATVRVQTGDFEAQVEADRLAKERKDVGALVSFTGLCRDEAGTLAALELEHYPGMAEAELGRIADEALKRWPLTGLTVVHRYGKIRPGEQIVLVVAASAHRRAAFEAADFLMDFLKTRAPFWKKEHFLSGQSESWVAAKADDDADAGRWIES encoded by the coding sequence ATGTCCGTTGAGGCAACCGTCCGGGTTCAAACCGGGGATTTTGAGGCTCAGGTAGAAGCGGACCGGCTAGCAAAGGAGCGCAAAGATGTTGGCGCTCTCGTCAGCTTTACCGGACTTTGCCGGGATGAAGCCGGCACATTGGCCGCTTTGGAGCTTGAGCATTATCCAGGGATGGCAGAGGCGGAACTCGGCCGCATTGCCGATGAGGCCTTGAAACGGTGGCCTCTGACGGGGCTTACCGTAGTTCACCGGTATGGAAAAATCCGGCCAGGTGAGCAAATTGTACTCGTCGTTGCCGCGTCTGCTCACCGGCGGGCCGCTTTTGAAGCTGCAGACTTCTTGATGGATTTCTTGAAGACCCGGGCACCGTTCTGGAAAAAAGAACACTTCTTGTCCGGGCAATCGGAAAGCTGGGTTGCTGCAAAGGCAGACGACGATGCCGACGCAGGCAGGTGGATAGAATCCTAA
- the pgsA gene encoding CDP-diacylglycerol--glycerol-3-phosphate 3-phosphatidyltransferase produces the protein MKNSVAFSLPNLLTYGRILAVPAVAVCFYFEGTTPRWIALGLFILAAITDFFDGYLARAWQQQSALGRMLDPIADKLLVSVVLLMLAADGTIGGWSLVAAIIILCREILVSGLREFLAELQVSVPVTQLAKWKTTLQMIAIGFLLAGPAGDTIFPYTSLTGLIALWVAATLTLYTGYDYFRAGIGHLITEQAP, from the coding sequence ATGAAAAACAGCGTCGCCTTCAGCCTGCCAAATCTTTTGACATATGGGCGGATCTTGGCAGTCCCTGCCGTGGCTGTTTGCTTTTATTTTGAAGGCACAACACCGAGGTGGATCGCGCTTGGCCTGTTCATTCTTGCTGCCATCACTGATTTCTTCGACGGATATCTCGCACGGGCCTGGCAACAGCAATCTGCACTTGGCCGGATGCTCGACCCGATTGCCGACAAGCTTCTGGTTTCCGTCGTCCTGTTGATGCTGGCGGCAGATGGCACCATTGGCGGATGGTCTCTGGTGGCCGCAATCATTATCTTGTGCCGCGAAATCCTGGTGTCTGGTTTGCGGGAATTCCTGGCCGAACTGCAGGTTAGTGTTCCGGTGACCCAACTGGCCAAATGGAAAACAACACTTCAGATGATAGCCATCGGTTTTCTGCTGGCCGGACCTGCGGGTGATACGATCTTTCCGTATACGTCTTTAACGGGTCTGATCGCGCTTTGGGTGGCAGCCACTCTGACCCTATATACGGGCTATGATTATTTCCGGGCCGGTATTGGGCATTTGATTACGGAACAAGCCCCGTAA